The sequence below is a genomic window from Lepus europaeus isolate LE1 chromosome 20, mLepTim1.pri, whole genome shotgun sequence.
tgctgtggcccgggactgcagtggaggatggcccaagtacttggaccctgcatctgtgtgggagaccaggaggaagcatctggctcctggcttcggatcggcgcagcgcgccggccatatcagccatttgggggggtgaaccaacataaggaagacctttctctctctgtctctctctctcactgtctaactctgcctgtccaaaaaaaaaagtgaatgccgAGCAGACGTGATTAACTCCACTGATGAAGAATCAGACGAGACAGCAGCTGCAGAAGTTCTCTGTACCTTCCACTTGTGCACAATGCAAGAGACCGATCCATAAGTGACATTTCGGTGGCGCGGGAGCTCTGAGGGTCTCCAGCAGGGAGGAGCACCTGGGCTGTTCTCCAAAGCCAGGGCGCCCAGCCATGGTCGTTACTAGGCCAGGGAGAAGGCGTCCCCAGGTGCCTGCTGGAGCCAGAGCCGCAGGTGTTAGAATGGAGCTGTACAGCCATGAACCCCAGGTAATTGGGGTGTAAAGGTGGCAGCTTGGCACCGACTGCTCGCTTGTGTCTGAGCAGCATCTTTAAGTCTGCATAAGAAAGGAGGTAAAATGTGTCTACTGAGTGACAGGTGTAGAACTTTCCATGCCTCCATGATTTGTGCAGGGACAGGGGCTCCAGGTGCACTCGGCTCGGATCGTTTCCCCAGCAGACCTGgtctcctgctgcctgccccgctctcccaggcctcagcacTCGCTCATCCATCCAAACAGTGGTGCCAGGTACCCACCCGGGCCACAGGGCTTGTCTCCGACAGCCCAGTGCCTGGTCTCCCCAAGATGTGCAGGGCAGAGGGCTCCTGTGTTGCAGCTGCTCCAGCCTGTTTCCTGGGCTTGTCCCAGACCCCGCATGTGTGCAGAAGATGCCTGCCCGGTCTCAGAGACGTGCTGAGGCATATACTCCTCGTGTCGGAAAAGATGTCTTACCCAGCCTTtggaaagacagaaaacctaaagcCGATCTCCTGTGAAGCGACGCTTGGTCGGGACGGCCCCTACCGCGTTCTCAGGCAAGGGCGGCTGTCGTAAACTCCGCTTCCCGCACCTTAGCCACGACGGTGGCTGTTCTCCATTCATCTAACTTATAACCAGCTCCACTCACAGGCTGCTCTGGTCAGAGGGGGCCTTGTTCCAAGTTAGTGGTTTCAGATGGTGTCTAATTCATCCCTCAGCCGCAGCTGTTACGGATTTCAGAGGCAAAGGCTCCCGGGGCCTCCTCACCCCAGCCTTAAACGCaccctcctggggccagcattggatgcagcagcttaagcccctACCTGTGACCTCGCATCCCCTAGAGGAGTGTTGgtacgagtcccagctgctctgcttctgatccagctccccgctaatgtgcctgggaaagcagcagaagatggctccagtacttgggcccctgccttccacatgggagacctgggtggagttcctggctcccggctttagcctgACCAAGCCCAGAccattgtgaaccagcagatggatggaagatctctctttctgtctctgcctctctctgtgtcactctgcctttcaaaaaaataagtaaaccttaaaaaaaaaaaaatggtacaccTACACAAGAAGGTGGGCTGCAGgactgatggggggggggggtcccctcgCCCTGTCTGCCGTGTATCTGCAGCTCTGGCCGCCAGCAGAGCAGGTAAGGTGGTGGCTGGAAACGTGGGGTTTCTCGGGATCATTCTCCCACCTGCTTCGAGTGCACGTGTGGGTTTGCTGGGTTTTAAACGTGCTTGGCGCGTGCTGacgacctgtgtgtgtgttttgtcccCCGCGGGCCGGCGGCGTGCAGCACGTGTGGAGTGAGAGCGAGGACTGCCTGCCTTTCCTGCAGCTGGCGCAGGACTACATCTCCTCCTGCGGCAAGAAGACGCTGCACGAAGTCCTGGAGAAAGTCTTCACGGCCTTCAGACCTGTAGGTGGCTCTCGGCGTCCCCGCGGTGACCGTTGTCTGGGCGCAcacaggcgggggcggggggacagtGGGCCCTGCAGGGGACAGCTCAgtgctcttccatcctctgcccaGCGGTTTGCAGCTAGCGGccaggggcgggaggaggggctggggtgtgaCACAGCGGTGTGTCGCGGGGATGGCGCCTACTTCCAGCATCACTTGGGTTGAGAGTCTCTGGTAGGCTGGGATGAAGACAGATCCCTGTGTTCTGTTTGTGTGCCGTAGTATACACCCTAGATGCCTGCCTGCGGTTCTGCTCTCCTAGAGCGAGCTGTGTCGGGGGTGCTCCTGGTGCATTCTGGTCAGGGTAGCACCTCCCTAGTTGGAGGCGGACAGAATTGGATCCTGGTTCTGTTCTTGCCCCGTTTCCCGACGTCTCTTAGAGACAGCTGGCTTGTTGTCCCTGCCCCTTGGGACTTAGGCACCTGTATTTCCGCAGCAGCACGAGGCCTGTTTCCATTACAGCTGATGGTGTGTGGGGGAAGGGCCACCCTGTGTAGGGAAGGCAGACTGAGACTCCGTGTCTCCTCCTCTGTGCCCCTCCAAGGTGTCAGCGTCTCTCCCCAGCAGCAGACAGCAACCGGGCGCCTCTCATTCCATTCGGTTCTCACACTGTAGCGTCAGATCCTCAGGTTGGGGGCTCAGTCCCCAAGactgttccccacccccaccccgtcttcTATGCCAGCTGCAAGATCCAGATGGTTTGGCTTGTGCTCTGAGCAACTGGCTGCCTGTTGGGGTTCCCACGGCCCTCTCACATTTGGTGCCTGTGCTGGTATGGGCCCCCAGAACTCAGGGGAGCCGCTGGGCGGTCTTGCACCTCGCACAAGGCTGCAGAGGAGGGAGTGAACAGGGGGTGGGGCTGTACTGCCTTCCAGGTACCCTCCAGGAGCCACTGCGTCTTCAGCTGGACAGACGCCATGGGAACCCTGTCCCCTTGGGTCGTGATGGAGATGTCACTGCATAGGTGAGACTGGAGCATGGACAGTAGGTAGAGGTGTGATTGGATACAGGGGTGGCGTAAGGCTGACGTGCTGGCCAGCTGGGGTTAGTTAGCCTCTTgtgcctctgccttcctcctgaGGTGGGGCGGGACCCCTGTGAAATGGAGGGGTCCCGAGATCTATCAGATAAGGCGGAACGGAGCACTTCGTAACGGTCAGCAGGTCCCGGATTCCCACGTCCATGACCTGCCTCGGGCAGGTCTGCCTGGGTGAATAATCAGCAGGGGGAGGCGTGAGCTGCTGTGGCTGCAGCACCAAGCACTGTTCTAGAAATGAGGAATGAGCAGGAGCTGTGAGTGAAACCAGAAACGTACATCCTGCCTCACCCCGCCGTGCGGAAGTCCCTGTCTGCGTCCCCGCTGGAAGGTGGAGTCAGACTCCCGGTGCCAGGTGTCCCCCACGGTCAGTGCCCCGGTGACACTCGCGCTGGAAACGCTCCTTCTTTACTTCTCAGATGGCGTCTGTCGCTCTCTGCTTCCCCGCTGCAGTGTCCATGCGTGTCTTTTCTGTATGGAACATGGTGACCGTGGCTGCCCAGTGGCCTGTGGGATACCCCAGTTTCCGGGGGTTTGCCGGTCTGTTCTGTTGTCTCTCTCTGCTGGGTCTCGCTCCTGGCATCTTGTTTCTTTGTGCCTTTGCATCTTCTCTGTGTGCACTTGTTGCACTAGAaagtttacaccaaaataaatggaGGCCTGAGTCGACCTTCTGCCAGACAGGACATGGATTTgctgctgccagggctgggggccctaTCTAAGACCACCTTAACACTGTATAAGGATAGGGGCCTGAGAGGGGGGCTCCCAGCTGAGAGCAGGGGTAACTGTCACAGCCTGGGCTCTTGTTTGGTTCCCCCAGCTCTTGGAGTGGGCTGAGAATGCGGTAAGCTTTCTGGTGGCATCCCCCGTGTCAGCAAATACCCTTAGGACAAAAGCCGTTTTTTGTGTTGGGCTTGCTTTCCAGGTTCTAAGTCTTcagtatgtttctctctctctctctctttttctgttttttaatatttattttatttattttaaaagcaaggtgacagaaacagagagagggaggaacagatcttccattcattggttcactccccagaaggctgcaacagtcagggctgggccaggccaaagcccggagcctggaactccatccgggtctcccacgtgggtgcacagacccaagctcttgggccatctccggctgccttcccaggcacacaggcagggagctggatcagaagtggagcaaccgggctTGAACCAGCTAAACcacctgtaccacaatgctggcccctaagccTTCACTATACTTAAAAGGTATTTTTCGTATTAAATCCAGCTTCTGTACAAGTGCTCCATGTCAATCATTTCGGCCACCGTTATAAGAAATAGAATTTCTGTGACTTTTGTCACCTGGTCTGATTTGCGTCATTGGGCTAATTCATTTTCTGTTGAATTTTCTACGCCAGTTTGGCTCACTCAAAATAGATATTTGACTTAAACATACTGATGtgtccctctttcttccttcctttctttctttctttcaagatttctttctttctggatttcttcctttctttctggatttctttctttctggatttctttatttgaaagagttagagagagagaggtcttccatccgctggttcactccccaaatggccacaacggccggagctgcgtccatctgaagccaggagccaggagcttcttccaggtctctcatgtgggcacaggggcccaaggacttgggccatcttctactgctttcccaggccacagcagagagctgggtcggaaatggagcagccgggccttgaactggtgcccacatgggatgctggtgcttcaggccagagcattaacctgctgtgccacagcaccggccccaatatgtCCCAGTTTCATGCCTCTGGCAAGCGTTTACTGAGACCCACTGAGCACTTGCCATGACGGGCTGCCCTGTTCCCGGCCCTGAACCAGACAGATGAACAGCTTAGATCGCACGGCTCACCTCCCCGTGGGGGAAGACGGGAGCACCAAGTGCAGCCAAGCACAGCCTGGGAGTGCAAGGTGTGGGTGCCAAGGAGAAAAGAAGTGACGCCGTGGGCAGGGCCAAGGAGGGTCAGGGTCCCCAGGGGCCTGCTGAGGCCTCTTGAGAACCTGGCCATGAGGCTGGAGCATGCAGCAGTCCAGGGCAAGGGCTTTCCCTTGGGGACAGCAGGCGGGGACATCTGTGCAGGGTGGGAGTTGGTGAGGAGGCTCTGGCTGTCATCAGGTGGAGATGCTGGGGCTCAGACGGGGAGGTGACAGCAGAGGTGGCATGAAGGACTCAGAGCCTGCAGGTGCCTTGCGAACAGACCCAGCACGACTGGAGGTGAGGAAAAGAGAAGGCAGGGATGACGCTGGAGTCTCCCCGTGTACCAGGCTGGGGAAGGCTGCAGCAGAGCAGTGTGCGACAGAGATGTCAGAGCTCAGTCCTGCCCAGGGCAGGGTTGAAGCACCTACTGGATATCCAAGTCAAGATAGCAAGTTGGGCAGAATTGTAAGAAAATcagttctggggccagcaggttaagccacctgacccgtgacaccagcatcccactgaGAGCCTgtccgagtcccggcttctcaacgtccagtcctgctccctgctaatggactgggaaagcagcagaagatggcccaagtgcatgggccccggcacccacgtgggagatcctgacgaagctcctggctttggcgctGCCCAGCCTTAGCTACTTCAGccattggggagcgaaccagcaaaaggaagacctttctcgccccaccctacccccacctccttctccctctctgtcattctgcctttcaaataaataaataaataaataataaataaataaatattttccagaaaGTTGAAGGCATCATTAAAGAAAGTCAATTCCCCTACATCCTAACTAGGAAACCCATCAGCATGGGGTGTTCACTACACCTGCTCCCCCACAGGGGGTCACATTGGCCACTGCCCGCCAGGTCCTCTTTCCCAGGCTTTCGCCTGAGCTGGCAGCCCGGGTCCCCGCAGCAGGGACGCGCCAGCCAGGATGTGTCCTCGCTGTTTTTCTTTACCAAGTCTGGGCCTGTACTGGGACCACCAGGGAGCCACGTGTCAGTGGGAAAAACGTAGCGGTTGAGCATTGTCCTCCTCCCGGAGCTGGGTGCCCCACCGTGACTGGACGCTGCGGGGCTCGCCCTTTCCCAGTGCAAAGCAGAGCTTGCCCTGTAGGCCGGGGAGTGCCTGTCTCCTCTGGGGGCCCCTCGGCCGGGCAGGTGGAGGCACCTGCTATGGATGCGGGTGAAGTGTGTGCCGCGTGGGATCGCAGACCCCGGCAAAGGGCTGAGCCGCATGGTGTCCCCGCTGAGAAGGATCTTGTTGCGGTGTGGTAGCGGACAGGATTTGGTGAAGAAATGCGCACCCAGTGCTGCCAGGTCACAGAGCAGGCAGCCCGTGGTTCCCCTGAGAACAGGCGCAGACCTGACCCATTCCAGCAGCTGCCATGGCTCTGCCCGCGTCTTGGAAGCACCACAGCCTCGGTCACCCCctcaccagcccctgccccctgcggTGGCCAGAGAGAGAAGCTCAGCCTTCTGCgttggggggcgggagggggtcAGTCAAGCAGATTGCAATGACGTTGCTGAAGTGCAGGGTCCCTGGCGTCCCTCCCAGATGCCCGCAGCAACCAGAGCTAGGCCTGTCCAAAGCCAAGGGGCCagaactctttctgggtctcccttgtgggtggcagggactcaagtacttgagccatcacctgctgcctcccagggtgcacactggcaggaagctggaatcagaagcagagccaggtatTAAACCCGGGTACCGTGATAGGACGCACAGGTGCCGTAACTGATGACtcaccattaggccaaatgcccatcgcGCACACGTGAGCGTTAATGAAAGATGTTGAATGTTGAGATATTTTGTTTGTTGTGGCTGATTTTTGGCTTGTGTTCTGAACATTGAAACCCTTGTCATTTTTAGAAAGTGCAGCGGCCCCTGTAAGTAGCAGGCACCTGCTGCCCTTGCCCACGGCAGTGTCACAGCCACCTGCCACTTTCTGCCTGCTGTCAAGAGGACAGGCTGAGGGCAGCTGTTTGGCACGGTGGCTAATAGgccacctgggagccctgggtcCCATGCCGCAGTGCTaggattcaagccctggctctgctgctgattcccacttcctactgatgtgcaccctgggaagctccAGCggtggctcagggacttgggtcctTACCGCCCACGAGacccaggactgagttcctggctcctggctttggcctggcccaactccagctgttacaggcatttgggcagtgagccagtgggtagaaTATCTGTGTCTAtcattgtctctctgcctttcaagtaaatttttaaaacaagcaaaaaaaaaaaaaaaaaaaaaaacgacaaaCTGGTACCAGCCAGGATCCCATCATGGGTCCTGGGCCTGGCAGCGCCAGAGATCACTAAGGTCAGTGGTGTCACCTTCCCTGAAGCTGAGCATGGCTCCTGGATTAGCAGCGCCCCTGTCACCCGGGAGCTTGCTGCAAGTGcaggagcagctgctgcctgAGAGCAGCGAGGCAGGTTCTGCACTTCAGGGAAAGCTCTGGATTAGCCGCTGTAagctttggggggaggggttccTCTGGAAGGAGCTTTCTAGGGACCTCCAAAGCCACCAGGCACCAAGGCCATGGCCGATTGCCCCAGCTGACCATGCTCCCCGCAACGCCCCCTCCCTTGCTTGGATGAGACTGAGTGCCCCCTGCTGAGATAGCGGGTGCTGAATGCCTGTGCCTCACGGCCTGATGTGGTTTGCACTCTCATCCCAAAGACCTGGAGTCCGCGCTACGGGTAGCCGGCACCCAGGGGGTGTGAAGACCGCCATTCTCAAGCTTGGCAGCCGTGCCTGGccggctgggcccctgcacttcctGTGTGTCCCCAGCTTGCTGAAATAGAGCTCTGTGGACAGGGAGACCCCGGGAATGCCAGCAGCCTTGTCCAGAGGGAGCAGACACTTTGCCCCCAGTCAACTGAAAAGCTGTCCCTGCGGTAGGAATGCACGGCTGTGTCTGTCGGCTGTCACTGAAATGTACCAGACGTGGCAGGTGTTCTTGGGCTATCTCCTGCGGATTCCGGGGTTCTTAGCAGGCTGTTTGTACTCTGTCTCTGATGCATCGTCTCGACTGTTGAGAATGGGGATCCAGAAGTGACGTTTACAATGGGGGTGTGCATGGAAATCCATGGTGTGTCTCGTAGCCTTGGAATGccgggccagtgctggggctgcccctctccctgctctTTCAAACATGCTTCCCGATTGCACAGGCGTGTCCACGCAGACACCACCCTTGCAGCTGACCAGGGCTGCACTGGGGCTGGACTGGAATCCCCTGGCCAGCCTGGTGCTTAGGTGCAGTCCCcggggtttgaatcctggctgtgccaccTCCTGGGCAACTCTGGGCAAGCCACTCAACTAACTCTCTCATCTtacctctggggggggggggggggcgtggtaATACCGCCTCCCCTATGGGGTTAGTACACGGACGGAGGCAGTAATTACGTAAAGCTGCTCAGGACGATGGCCGGCAGTGGGCACTTGATGACAGCAGCGTTAATATTAAGTCCGCAGCACGATGCAGCTTGGCTTCAGGGGCTGCCACACACACGCCCGAGGATCGGGACTCAGGGTGACTTCGTGCAGTGGCCGGGGGCAGCCCCCCGAGGACCTCTCCCGATTGCATTGTCTCCAGGATGCCTTGATGTAGGCTGACTGTGGCCTCTGTCACCATCCCGTTGACTGTCCCTGCTCGCTCCCGGCAGGGGAGAGCaggtggctgtggcctggcccaggttcCTGACCAAGCAGAGCCCAGGTTTCCgctgtgctggagctgcaggccatgcacctgcatgcCCGAGGAGTCCAGAAGGCCCCTAGGGCCTGCTTTTCTCTTCCCCCTCGTGTCAGGCCGGGGTGAGCACTCATGAAGGCGCAGGCAGAGCTGTTGAGGCCACAGGGAAGGCCTCCCGTGTGCCCATGCTCCCGTACTCctggcctgtgtgctgtgggtTGTCGTGCGAGGAGAGCTAGGGAGCTGGAAGGAGGGGCggaggggcagggacaggaggtGGAAGTGGCTTGCTGCCTGGCTCCCTGGATCCCTGTCTACACCACCCTAAAATGAAGAGAAAGTTCAGGGTGCGCTGGTGTGCATCAGCTGATTGTGAAAGACTGTCAGAGGCATAGCTGTTCGGACAGCAAAGGCAGGCAGAGATGCACGCCTCGGCTGTGGCCTCTCTGTCCAGATCAGCCTTTGCTGCCCGACCATGTTCTCACTGGACCTCAGAATCCTCCTTAACCCAGGCTCCAGGCAGCCAGATCCGTTAAGTGAGAGGGAACCCAAAGGCCGTTTCTCAAAGCTGTATCCCCATCAGTGAAACGAACAGTTGCATATATTGTTGAATTTCTGCACCCTCTTTTGGTATTTCCATGATTTTAGAGCCACTGGTAACAATATTTATACTTCAGCCACCTCTCCAAGTGTTAACCTCTCATAGGACACTTACACTTTGCCATATCAGTGAGCAGCTCTTCATATAAAAATGACTGCCAGGGCCggcattggggcacagtgggttaagctgccacttgcgacaccagcgtcccacatgagcactggccattctctctctctgactctgcctttcagatagataggtggatggatggttCAGACTTAAAGTAGTGGCCACCAAAATTATCTGTGTGCATTTTGACCAGGTACCCGTCCCCTCTCTTCAGCGGCAAACTTCATCATATCTGTTCCTCCCTCTACAATCTGgagtggaggcagcagtgagaaaAAGGGACTTTTCCTTCTGCCACGTGCACACGGGATGGACGCCTCCCGCCCCTGctggcagctgcacctgctgtcctGCCATGCCCGTTAACGGCATTGGAGACAACCGCAGCCGGCTGAGCAGTGGGTGGCGCTGCCTGCGGTTGGCCCTGTTGGCAGGCCATGTGCTTCATGGGACTCATACCGCCTGGCACAGGATTCTGTCTTGTGCTGGCAGGACCCCTGGGGCCGTGCGACCTGGGAGAGTCATTGGAACTCTGCTTATCCTTTTCCCGTGGAAGCAGTGgagcagggtgggaggcaggggctgcaggCTGCTAGGGAGGTGTGGCAAGGTGAGCCAAAAGGATGACCGTCTTTCTCGTGTCCTCGTGGAGTGACCTGAAAGTGACCATCCCAGCAGCCCCTTGGTAAAACCGTCCTTTGGCCACACCCAGACTGTGGCTCTCGATGAGAACTGTGGGGTGGAAGCCTGGTTGTCACAGAGCAGCCGAGGAGCCCCGCTGGCACAGGGCTTGCTCCAGCGCAAGAGAGCTTCTGGGGCAGCCCCGGACTGCTCAGGCCTGGCAAGTGCCAGCCGATCCCTAACCACAGCCAGTGCCTTTAGCAAACATGTCCCAGGAGTTTCTCTGGTAATAATTATACAAGATTCAGATAAtacaaaagataaacaaaaaattcACAATCCCTTactataaaatcttaaaatttggatattttttattgAAATCTTTTCTGTGCATCTGTGTATAAATTTCAGGAAAATCTGTGTCAATATGAAAATGCAGTTTTATCCAGCTCTTTTTACACTTATGTGCATATTTCTTATATCACTAAATTGTTCAAAAATGTCATCTTCAGTGGATATATACGATTCCACATTACTGATGCACCAGAATGTGTTTAACAATTTTCCtgttatatattttcattgtctcaacatttttataaatgtgttAGAATAATATCAGCGTGTGTTAGGAGAAAATacagtagaaaataaatttttgttatcTTATTGGGATATCAGCACTGTTCATCTTCTGCTAACATCCCAGGTGTGTGTTTGCATAGACGTCGTATCTCTGTATATATGTGCTACCAAGTGTTGATGCTAAGAACAGGGGCAGGCATATGGGctggcagttaagatactgctttaaGACATCAgttccactgtggaagacagtatggagatgcctcagaatcTGAACATAGATCCACCGTATGACcccaccatcccactcctgggaatttacccaaagatcatgaaatcagcataggaaagagcTGTCTGTGCCCCCAAGTTCAtagctgctcaattcacaatagctaagagtttcaatcaacccagaagtccatcaatgatgactagataaagaagtTGTGGTAGATAGACACGATGGACTACTactgagccataaaaaagaatacaatctgtcttttgcaacagaatgggTTCAGTTATGCTTAAggagataagccagtcccaaagagacaaatatgtgTGTTCTCTGATTTGTGGCAACTAATATACAGGGTACAAAGAAAATGTAGTGTATGTGAGCGAAACTGGTATTTTGCgatttgattgtttatagcccttgtccacACTCCTGAggagcagtggtttttctacttactatgtGGATTTTGTATTTAGTGTATCAATCACAAGCTTACATACATCAGTATCTACACTCGCTGGGTTGAGTTCgcggctccctgcttcagccccgCCTGGGGGCTGTTGTGGGTGTTcgggaagtgagccagcggacGGGTGCTCTGGTTGTCTCTTCTCAGcgtctcagcctctcaaataaataagcaaaaacagagactCTGCAGGCTCCCCGTAAGACCCCGTCTTTGGGCACGACTGAAGGGTTGTTTCCGCCCCAGGCATGTATGGGAAGGCGGTGACTGCGGCCGTAAGCGCTGTTTGATTTGGATCGGAAGCCGGGGGTCAGCTTCCTGCCCGCCGTCCGTGTGGTGCTCACAGCtgcttctgcctcctctctccctgcagctgctggggctcccgGATACAGAGGACGATGCGTTTGAGGAGTACAGCGCCGatgtggaagaggaggagccagaggcagaccACGCCCAGATGGGTGTCAGTCAGCAGTAACCCCCAGGGCTCCCATGGAGGAGGAGAGTGAGCCCGTGGGGCCCCGGGTGGGGTCGCGTGCACCTGGAGACAGGACTCCCGGCGCCCAGTATCCCGATGACAATGAAATACCTTCTTAACGACCGCCAGTTACCTGTGATGAGCTTGGCTCAGAAGTGGCCTGCGCGTCAGCCCTGCCGCAGCCGGGTTTCCACGGAGTCGTCTTGGTCGCCTTTGCCGTTTTGAGTTGAGAGTCCGTCGCGGCCGGCTGTCTTCTCCTGGGTGTGTGTTGGGGACGTCACCTTGGCCGACGCAGGGAACTCTGAATGTAGGAAGGCTGCGCAGGCTGCGCGTGGAGTCCTCCCCCGGGGCCCTCCTGGGGCGCAGCATGGCAGAGGGGGGTGCAGTCTGCACTTTTCAGTGTACGTTGTAAATGTAAGTGAAGGTTTTGCTCCTAAAGCATGAGTTTGAGTATCTGGTCATGAAACTGCAAATGCAAGGGTGCGCACAGGATAATCGCTTAGCTTGGGACTacgagggggagggggcagagaagcCTTGGAG
It includes:
- the MTURN gene encoding maturin, which produces MDFQQLADAAEKWCSHTPFDLIATEDTERRMDFYADPGVSFYVLCPDNGCGDNFHVWSESEDCLPFLQLAQDYISSCGKKTLHEVLEKVFTAFRPLLGLPDTEDDAFEEYSADVEEEEPEADHAQMGVSQQ